A single genomic interval of Cucumis sativus cultivar 9930 chromosome 7, Cucumber_9930_V3, whole genome shotgun sequence harbors:
- the LOC101219419 gene encoding uncharacterized protein At5g43822 isoform X2: MEAMVKKYQQRFRKFKDEMDRWDELQVRLISQFQNASSIIGRLQLLQDPKNFGSLSGMDGIVEALLAKQMESLQLSFSSIKKTMEELGNIVNSMEKIYRDGKQLVKGGSNQPSIKQLQQKVGLKPSLEDCLNGLMLLCHMHRSEYNLKESIVSALPELFWKARNHGAQDLSSLHQLLVDQPNIKKEEVEFVFDTILVLEA; this comes from the exons ATGGAGGCCATGGTGAAAAAGTATCAGCAAAGATTCAGAAAGTTCAAGGATGAAATGGATCGCTGGGATGAACTTCAAGTTCGTTTGATTTCGCAGTTCCAAAATGCCTCCTCCATCATTGGGAGACTGCAG TTGCTTCAGGATCCTAAGAATTTTGGAAGTCTGTCTGGCATGGATGGCATTGTAGAGGCGTTATTGGCGAAGCAGATGGAATCCTTGCAACTTAGTTTCTCTTCCATTAAAAAGACAat GGAAGAACTTGGGAATATTGTCAATTCAATGGAGAAGATTTATCGTGACGGGAAGCAATTAGTCAAAGGCGGTTCTAATCAGCCATCAATAAAACAACTACAACAAAAAGTTGGTTTAAAACCCAGTCTTGAAGATTGTTTGAATGGTTTAATGCTTCTCTGCCACATGCACCGCTCTGA GTACAATCTTAAAGAATCTATCGTCTCAGCGCTTCCAGAACTTTTCTGGAAAGCTAG GAATCATGGAGCTCAAGACCTCAGCTCCTTACATCAACTCTTGGTTGACCAACCTAACATTAAGAAAGAGGAAG TTGAATTCGTCTTTGATACTATACTGGTTCTAGAAGCCTAG
- the LOC101219419 gene encoding uncharacterized protein At5g43822 isoform X3, which produces MEAMVKKYQQRFRKFKDEMDRWDELQVRLISQFQNASSIIGRLQLLQDPKNFGSLSGMDGIVEALLAKQMESLQLSFSSIKKTMEELGNIVNSMEKIYRDGKQLVKGGSNQPSIKQLQQKVGLKPSLEDCLNGLMLLCHMHRSEYNLKESIVSALPELFWKAS; this is translated from the exons ATGGAGGCCATGGTGAAAAAGTATCAGCAAAGATTCAGAAAGTTCAAGGATGAAATGGATCGCTGGGATGAACTTCAAGTTCGTTTGATTTCGCAGTTCCAAAATGCCTCCTCCATCATTGGGAGACTGCAG TTGCTTCAGGATCCTAAGAATTTTGGAAGTCTGTCTGGCATGGATGGCATTGTAGAGGCGTTATTGGCGAAGCAGATGGAATCCTTGCAACTTAGTTTCTCTTCCATTAAAAAGACAat GGAAGAACTTGGGAATATTGTCAATTCAATGGAGAAGATTTATCGTGACGGGAAGCAATTAGTCAAAGGCGGTTCTAATCAGCCATCAATAAAACAACTACAACAAAAAGTTGGTTTAAAACCCAGTCTTGAAGATTGTTTGAATGGTTTAATGCTTCTCTGCCACATGCACCGCTCTGA GTACAATCTTAAAGAATCTATCGTCTCAGCGCTTCCAGAACTTTTCTGGAAAGCTAG TTGA
- the LOC101208602 gene encoding glutamate receptor 3.2: protein MLYFVDPFRSNESSFGLMFMNMVWLLLVLFCVQGIISEGSSRNEVVKVGAIFSLSSVNGKVSKIAIEAAEKDVNSDPSVLGGRKLSISIHDANYSGFLGITGAMKYMVSDTVAILGPEDSTMAHILSHLSNELHIPLLSFTALDPTLSSLQYPYFIQTAPNDKFQMTAIADIIHYYDWHDIVVVYTDDDQCRNGMIELGDKLEERSLKISSKVPLPPYQTATRTQVQDALVKIKMMESRVIVLYTFSKTGFLVFEVARSLKMMEPGYVWITSSWLSTEIDSSSSLPLNIPNSIQGVLTLRLHTPDSKSKQSFISRWNELSNTSSIRLNTYGLYAYDTVWMIARGVKKLLDRNGTISFSKDTKSAGILNGETLDFSSLRIFNEGNALLNNLLNTSMMGLTGPIQFQDKSPVRPSYDILNVVKSGMKRIGYWSNYSGLSVVAPETLYRKSFNRSMSTNQLNSTMWPGGLATKPRGWVLPLDGRRLRIGVPRRVSYQEFVMPGNGTGTIKGYCIDVFTAAINLLPYAVKYEFVLFGDGEENPSYLELVNKVEQKEFDAAVGDIAIVTSRTKIVDFTQPYIDSGLVVLTPMKKVNSSPLAFLRPFSPMMWAVTAAFFFLIGLVVWTLEHRKNDEFRGHPRTQIVTILWFGFSTMFFAQRENVVSTLGRFVIVVWLFVVLIITSSYTANLTSIFTVQLATSPITGIDSLISSNVHIGFQVGSFAETYLSEQLNVQKSRLIALGSPEEYAAALKNGTVGAIVDEQPYIDLFLTEYCDYSIQGQQFTKSGWGFAFPRDSPLAVDLSTAILTLSENGHLQKIHSKWFSTKSCSSGDSDSEQLHLQSFIGLFSICAGVCLLALLLHFLNTMCQFNRHLKKDPEASTTSADAGTGATPLRKFLKFADKKKERRTSYSKRKVEDAMSSEHVEG from the exons atgttgtaCTTTGTTGATCCGTTTCGGTCAAACGAGTCGAGTTTCGGCTTGATGTTTATGAATATGGTTTGGCTTCTTTTAGTACTTTTTTGTGTTCAAGGAATAATTTCAGAAGGGAGTTCAAGAAATGAAGTAGTGAAAGTTGGAGCTATATTTTCACTTAGTTCTGTGAATGGGAAAGTTTCTAAGATTGCCATTGAAGCTGCTGAGAAAGATGTGAATTCTGATCCAAGTGTTCTTGGTGGAAGAAAGCTATCTATTTCAATCCATGATGCAAATTATAGTGGATTTCTTGGTATCACAGGAG CAATGAAGTACATGGTATCTGACACAGTTGCAATCCTTGGTCCAGAAGATTCTACAATGGCTCATATTCTTTCCCATCTTTCTAATGAACTCCATATCCCATTACTCTCATTTACAGCATTAGATCCAACACTTTCATCATTGCAATATCCATACTTCATTCAAACAGCTCCAAATGATAAGTTCCAAATGACTGCAATTGCTGATATAATTCATTATTACGATTGGCATGACATCGTTGTAGTTTACACCGACGACGATCAATGTCGAAACGGTATGATTGAATTAGGTGATAAACTTGAAGAGAGAAGCTTGAAAATTTCCTCTAAAGTCCCACTTCCTCCTTACCAAACAGCAACAAGAACTCAAGTTCAAGATGCACTGGTAAAGATCAAAATGATGGAATCTCGAGTAATTGTATTGTACACTTTTTCGAAAACCGGTTTCTTGGTTTTCGAAGTGGCTCGAAGCCTTAAAATGATGGAACCTGGTTATGTGTGGATAACTTCTAGTTGGCTATCAACAGAAATAgattcttcttcatcacttCCTTTGAACATTCCCAACTCTATCCAAGGGGTTCTTACGCTTCGTCTACACACGCCCGATTCGAAAAGTAAGCAATCTTTTATATCGAGATGGAATGAGTTGAGTAACACCTCGTCAATTAGGTTGAATACATATGGCTTATATGCTTATGATACTGTTTGGATGATTGCAAGAGGTGTGAAAAAGTTATTGGATCGAAATGGGACTATCTCATTCTCTAAAGACACAAAAAGTGCTGGTATTCTTAATGGAGAGACCTTGGATTTTAGTTCACTAAGAATCTTCAATGAAGGAAATGCTTTGCTTAACAATTTATTGAATACAAGTATGATGGGTTTAACAGGGCCTATTCAGTTTCAAGATAAATCCCCTGTCCGTCCTTCATATGATATCTTAAATGTTGTGAAATCTGGTATGAAGAGAATTGGATATTGGTCTAACTATTCAGGTTTATCTGTTGTGGCACCTGAAACGTTGTATCGAAAATCATTTAACCGTTCTATGTCAACCAATCAGTTAAATAGCACAATGTGGCCTGGGGGATTGGCAACAAAACCTCGGGGTTGGGTTCTTCCACTAGATGGAAGACGGTTACGAATTGGCGTTCCACGAAGAGTTAGTTATCAGGAGTTCGTGATGCCTGGAAATGGTACTGGAACAATCAAAGGATATTGTATTGATGTCTTTACTGCTGCTATCAATTTGCTTCCATATGCAGTTAAATATGAATTCGTTTTGTTTGGAGATGGTGAGGAGAATCCTAGCTATCTTGAGCTTGTAAATAAGGTTGAACAGAAA GAATTTGATGCTGCTGTTGGTGATATTGCAATTGTGACTAGTCGGACGAAGATTGTCGATTTTACGCAGCCCTATATCGACTCAGGGCTTGTAGTTTTGACCCCTATGAAGAAGGTGAATTCAAGTCCTTTGGCATTCCTTCGCCCATTCTCACCAATGATGTGGGCTGTCACAGCAgcttttttcttcctcattGGATTAGTTGTGTGGACATTAGAACATCGAAAAAACGACGAATTTCGAGGACATCCAAGAACGCAAATTGTCACGATTCTCTG GTTTGGCTTCTCAACTATGTTTTTTGCACAAA GAGAAAATGTGGTGAGCACGCTCGGCCGTTTCGTGATTGTCGTATGGCTTTTTGTGGTTCTAATTATCACCTCCAGCTACACCGCTAACCTCACATCCATATTCACCGTACAACTAGCCACCTCCCCTATCACAGGAATTGATTCATTGATATCTAGCAATGTTCATATAGGATTCCAAGTTGGTTCGTTTGCTGAAACTTATTTAAGCGAGCAACTTAATGTCCAAAAATCTAGGCTCATTGCTCTTGGATCCCCAGAAGAGTATGCTGCCGCTCTCAAGAACGGAACCGTCGGCGCTATCGTCGATGAGCAGCCATACATCGATCTCTTTCTCACCGAGTATTGCGATTATTCAATACAGGGCCAACAGTTCACCAAAAGTGGATGGGGATTC GCATTTCCACGAGACTCTCCATTGGCGGTTGATTTATCGACGGCCATACTCACTCTATCGGAGAATGGGCATCTTCAGAAGATTCACAGCAAGTGGTTCTCAACAAAATCGTGCAGTTCAGGAGATTCCGATTCCGAACAACTTCACTTGCAGAGCTTCATTGGATTGTTCTCCATCTGTGCCGGTGTCTGTTTACTCGCTCTTTTGCTCCATTTTCTCAACACAATGTGTCAATTCAACCGCCATTTGAAGAAAGATCCAGAAGCTTCAACCACCAGCGCCGACGCGGGTACCGGTGCTACGCCGCTCCGAAAATTCTTGAAGTTTGCAGAtaagaagaaggaaagaaggaCGAGCTATTCGAAGAGGAAGGTCGAAGATGCAATGTCGAGTGAACATGTAGAGGGTTAG
- the LOC101219419 gene encoding uncharacterized protein At5g43822 isoform X1, whose product MEAMVKKYQQRFRKFKDEMDRWDELQVRLISQFQNASSIIGRLQLLQDPKNFGSLSGMDGIVEALLAKQMESLQLSFSSIKKTMEELGNIVNSMEKIYRDGKQLVKGGSNQPSIKQLQQKVGLKPSLEDCLNGLMLLCHMHRSEYNLKESIVSALPELFWKARKFVHLELLGIMELKTSAPYINSWLTNLTLRKRKLNSSLILYWF is encoded by the exons ATGGAGGCCATGGTGAAAAAGTATCAGCAAAGATTCAGAAAGTTCAAGGATGAAATGGATCGCTGGGATGAACTTCAAGTTCGTTTGATTTCGCAGTTCCAAAATGCCTCCTCCATCATTGGGAGACTGCAG TTGCTTCAGGATCCTAAGAATTTTGGAAGTCTGTCTGGCATGGATGGCATTGTAGAGGCGTTATTGGCGAAGCAGATGGAATCCTTGCAACTTAGTTTCTCTTCCATTAAAAAGACAat GGAAGAACTTGGGAATATTGTCAATTCAATGGAGAAGATTTATCGTGACGGGAAGCAATTAGTCAAAGGCGGTTCTAATCAGCCATCAATAAAACAACTACAACAAAAAGTTGGTTTAAAACCCAGTCTTGAAGATTGTTTGAATGGTTTAATGCTTCTCTGCCACATGCACCGCTCTGA GTACAATCTTAAAGAATCTATCGTCTCAGCGCTTCCAGAACTTTTCTGGAAAGCTAG AAAATTTGTGCATCTTGAATTGTTAGGAATCATGGAGCTCAAGACCTCAGCTCCTTACATCAACTCTTGGTTGACCAACCTAACATTAAGAAAGAGGAAG TTGAATTCGTCTTTGATACTATACTGGTTCTAG
- the LOC101214496 gene encoding uncharacterized protein LOC101214496 — protein sequence MSFAISNPIQYRLYASGTGGNGVLQVNISFIQQIISVSPLTGRPHEVLHQTPRIPYHNALFYLSLRQLQSPLFYITQILSSLNIRPAASQNMARRIASHILQMPDRNSETNFHILAEVDFIRLIWLPSMGGGGAGAEETVVLDEAPPAVKRGVGVARGERLRSEEKMEELGDCSICLDELSCEKREVMRIPCGHVYHESCIFKWLENHNSCPLCRKPLHHDDEDDEEYSW from the coding sequence ATGTCTTTTGCTATTTCTAATCCCATTCAGTACCGTCTCTACGCCTCCGGCACCGGAGGCAATGGAGTATTACAAGTTAATATAAGCTTTATCCAACAAATCATCTCTGTTTCTCCCCTCACCGGACGTCCCCATGAAGTCCTCCATCAAACTCCAAGGATTCCGTACCACAATGCTCTCTTTTATCTCTCCTTACGCCAACTCCAAAGTCCGTTGTTCTACATCACTCAAATTCTCTCCTCACTCAACATCCGCCCTGCCGCTTCCCAAAACATGGCTCGTCGTATCGCTTCCCACATCCTACAAATGCCTGACAGAAACAGCGAGACGAATTTCCATATCCTCGCTGAAGTGGATTTCATTCGACTGATTTGGCTGCCATCAATGGGTGGAGGCGGTGCAGGGGCGGAGGAAACAGTTGTGTTGGATGAAGCTCCGCCGGCAGTGAAGAGGGGAGTGGGGGTGGCGAGGGGAGAGAGGTTGAGATCGGAAGAAAAGATGGAGGAATTGGGAGATTGCAGCATCTGTTTGGATGAATTGAGTTGTGAAAAGAGGGAGGTGATGAGGATTCCTTGTGGCCATGTTTACCATGAATCGTGCATCTTCAAGTGGCTTGAGAATCACAATTCTTGTCCTTTGTGTAGAAAGCCATTGCACCACGACGACGAGGACGACGAGGAGTACTCATGGTGA